A single window of Silurus meridionalis isolate SWU-2019-XX chromosome 11, ASM1480568v1, whole genome shotgun sequence DNA harbors:
- the LOC124393994 gene encoding protein FAM168A-like isoform X2: protein MASGHPIDSFAFMYRPESTQNSKSKIRPSSSMNPVYSQMQPGTAYGNPKTMTYPGYAAGYPTTAPTYTPNIYQTGTPGYPPGYTTGTPYKVPQAQTNGAPPPYSASPSPYSTAMYPIRSAYPQQNLYAQGAYYSQPMFAQPHVIHHTTVVQPNSLPSAIYPAPVPAARPNSVPVGMLSGSTMAMSGPLLTTPQHTQHIGTHPVTVPTYRPQGYSYVPPHW from the exons ATGGCAAGTGGGCATCCCATTGACTCATTTGCTTTCATGTACAGACCCGAAAGCACTCAGAACTCAAAGAG TAAGATTCGACCGTCTTCCAGCATGAATCCTGTTTATAGTCAAATGCAGCCAGGCACAGCGTATGGAAACCCCAAGACCATGACATACCCAG GCTATGCTGCAGGTTATCCCACTACAGCTCCAACATACACACCTAATATCTACCAGACTGGCACTCCGGGATACCCTCCAG GATACACAACAGGAACTCCCTACAAGGTGCCTCAGGCACAGACGAACGGAGCTCCTCCACCATACTCTGCGTCCCCGAGCCCCTACTCCACAGCTATGTATCCCATTAGAAGTGCCTACCCTCAACAAAACCTCTATGCTCAG GGTGCGTATTATTCCCAACCGATGTTTGCACAGCCACATGTAATCCATCACACTACAGTGGTGCAGCCCAACAGCCTGCCATCGGCCATCTACCCAGCACCGGTGCCTGCCGCCAGGCCTAACAGTGTGCCTGTGGGAATGCTGAGTGGTTCCACGATGGCCATGTCTG GGCCTCTGCTCACCACACCGCAGCACACGCAACACATTGGCACTCACCCGGTCACCGTGCCAACGTACAGGCCGCAGGGGTACAGCTATGTACCTCCGCACTGGTAG
- the LOC124393994 gene encoding protein FAM168A-like isoform X1 — translation MASGHPIDSFAFMYRPESTQNSKSKIRPSSSMNPVYSQMQPGTAYGNPKTMTYPGYAAGYPTTAPTYTPNIYQTGTPGYPPGYTTGTPYKVPQAQTNGAPPPYSASPSPYSTAMYPIRSAYPQQNLYAQVGSNTHHPEGAYYSQPMFAQPHVIHHTTVVQPNSLPSAIYPAPVPAARPNSVPVGMLSGSTMAMSGPLLTTPQHTQHIGTHPVTVPTYRPQGYSYVPPHW, via the exons ATGGCAAGTGGGCATCCCATTGACTCATTTGCTTTCATGTACAGACCCGAAAGCACTCAGAACTCAAAGAG TAAGATTCGACCGTCTTCCAGCATGAATCCTGTTTATAGTCAAATGCAGCCAGGCACAGCGTATGGAAACCCCAAGACCATGACATACCCAG GCTATGCTGCAGGTTATCCCACTACAGCTCCAACATACACACCTAATATCTACCAGACTGGCACTCCGGGATACCCTCCAG GATACACAACAGGAACTCCCTACAAGGTGCCTCAGGCACAGACGAACGGAGCTCCTCCACCATACTCTGCGTCCCCGAGCCCCTACTCCACAGCTATGTATCCCATTAGAAGTGCCTACCCTCAACAAAACCTCTATGCTCAGGTGGGCAGTAATACACACCATCCAGAG GGTGCGTATTATTCCCAACCGATGTTTGCACAGCCACATGTAATCCATCACACTACAGTGGTGCAGCCCAACAGCCTGCCATCGGCCATCTACCCAGCACCGGTGCCTGCCGCCAGGCCTAACAGTGTGCCTGTGGGAATGCTGAGTGGTTCCACGATGGCCATGTCTG GGCCTCTGCTCACCACACCGCAGCACACGCAACACATTGGCACTCACCCGGTCACCGTGCCAACGTACAGGCCGCAGGGGTACAGCTATGTACCTCCGCACTGGTAG
- the plekhb1 gene encoding pleckstrin homology domain-containing family B member 1 yields MALLKSGWLWRQSSIFRRWKLNWCDLWIDGSLMFYKTDSRKDYETRVSLKSTCVNVKSGLECAGVSPPESNPRENLLVLYLKDGSTMLLCANSEDEALAWKLTIMEAKQSPFYSYDPYNDTYQSVPVNGHNAVYITPGNGSEGTHHVWVHREHCDDRIGEQIALGLLAGMAAGTVLRSFLWMPLWYC; encoded by the exons ATGGCTCTGCTGAAATCCGGCTGGCTCTGGCGGCAGT CATCCATCTTCAGGCGCTGGAAGCTGAACTGGTGTGACCTGTGGATAGACGGAAGTCTAATGTTTTATAAGACAGACTCAAGGAAGGACTATGAGACGAGAGTGAGTCTGAAGAGTACATGCGTGAATGTGAAGTCTGGCCTGGAGTGTGCAG GTGTGTCTCCACCAGAGAGTAACCCGAGGGAGAACCTGTTGGTGTTGTACCTAAAGGATGGTTCCACCATGTTGCTGTGTGCAAACAGTGAGGACGAGGCTCT AGCTTGGAAGCTGACAATAATGGAAGCAAAGCAAAGTCCT TTCTATAGTTATGATCCCTATAATGACACATATCAGTCTGTTCCTGTTAATGGACACAACGCTGTGTACATCACACCAGGCAATGGCAGTGAAG GTACACACCATGTCTGGGTGCACAGGGAGCACTGTGATGACCGGATTGGAGAGCAGATTGCACTGGGTTTGCTAGCCGGCATGGCAGCAGGCACTGTCCTGCGCTCGTTCCTCTGGATGCCTCTGTGGTACTGCTAA